Proteins from one Oenanthe melanoleuca isolate GR-GAL-2019-014 chromosome 1, OMel1.0, whole genome shotgun sequence genomic window:
- the FAM181B gene encoding protein FAM181B has product MAVPAALLSPHHLLSFCFPAAGGLLGYADLEKGYEGGGGDAGDFREATRDLLSFIDSASSNIKLALDRPVKSRRKVNHRKYLQKQIKRCTGIIAAAAPAPAACPARPPPRREPAQAAGSSLQSRSLAALFGSLQRGRGAPGGAEPRAGGGGAEKAAGGPRKVPLRDRNLPPSFFTEPALPAPAARGPPAKEPEKGAEAAEFFELLCPEYGALLPEHAAPPDAFGGRLPAELGPEHGLYELPLPAGPHPLLGGLLYPEPPWSPAAPCSPPRKAPAEPLRPLYPGGAEPAAGGGSEEPGGHLPAGFAPFFPECPLPAPQPPYEYGGYPRGGYPAL; this is encoded by the coding sequence ATGGCCGTGCCCGCCGCGCTGCTCAGCCCCCACCACCTGCTCTCCTTCTGCTTCCCCGCCGCCGGCGGGCTCCTGGGCTATGCCGACCTGGAGAAGGGCTAcgagggcggcggcggcgacgCGGGGGACTTTAGAGAAGCCACCCGGGACCTGCTGAGCTTCATCGACTCGGCTTCCAGCAACATCAAGCTGGCGCTGGACCGGCCGGTGAAGTCCCGGCGGAAGGTGAACCATAGGAAGTACCTGCAGAAGCAGATCAAGCGCTGCACCGGCATCATcgcggccgccgcccccgcgcccgccgcctgccccgcccggcccccgccgcgCCGGGAGCCCGCGCAGGCGGCgggcagcagcctgcagagccgGAGCCTGGCCGCGCTCTTCGGCTCCCtgcagcggggccggggcgcgcCGGGCGGCGCCGAGCCgagggcgggcggcggcggcgcggagAAGGCGGCGGGCGGCCCGCGGAAGGTGCCGCTGCGGGACCGCAACCTGCCGCCCTCCTTCTTCACCGAGcccgcgctgcccgcgcccgccgcccgcgggCCGCCCGCCAAGGAGCCGGAGAAGGGCGCGGAGGCCGCCGAGTTCTTCGAGCTGCTGTGCCCCGAGTACGGCGCGCTGCTGCCCGAGCACGCCGCCCCGCCCGACGCCTTCGGCGGCCGCCTGCCCGCCGAGCTGGGGCCGGAGCACGGGCTGTACGAGCTGCCGCTGCCCGCCGGGCCGCACCCGCTGCTGGGCGGGCTGCTGTACCCCGAGCCGCCCTGGAGCCCGGCCGCGCCCTGCAGCCCGCCCCGGAAGGCTCCGGCCGAGCCGCTGCGCCCGCTCTACCCCGGCGGCGCCGAGCCCGCGGCCGGCGGCGGCAGCGAGGAGCCCGGCGGGCACCTGCCCGCGGGCTTCGCCCCCTTCTTCCCCGAGTGCCCGCTGCCCGCGCCGCAGCCGCCCTACGAGTACGGCGGGTACCCCCGCGGGGGATACCCCGCGCTGTAG